The nucleotide sequence CACACCGCCGCCGGGCTGCCCCGACCGCCCGGTCACGCCGCCGGCACCGGGCTGGCCGGTCACGCCGTCGCCCCGTCGACGTTGTCCGGGAAGCGGACCCGGACCGCCTGGCCGTGCGCGGGCAGGTCCTCCACGGCGGCCAGCGTCACCACGTGCCGGGCGGTGTCCCGCAGCGCCGCCTCGTCGTACTCGACGATGTGCATGCCGCGCAGGAAGGACTGCACCGACAGTCCCGAGGAGTGCCGGGCGCAGCCACCGGTCGGCAGCACGTGGTTGGAACCGGCGCAGTAGTCACCGAGCGACACCGGCGCGTACGGGCCGACGAAGACCGCCCCGGCGTTGCGTACCCGCATCGCCCAGGCGCGGGCGTCCCGGGTCTGGATCTCCAGGTGCTCGGCGGCGTAGATGTCGACCACCCGCAGCCCCGCCGCCAGGTCGTCGACGAGCACCGCGCCGCTCTGCGGACCGCTCAGCGCGGTGCCGATCCGGTCGGCGTGCTTGGCCTGCGGCACCTGCCGGTGCAGCTCGCGGTCCACCGCCTCGACCAGCTCGACCGAGGGGGTGACGAGCACGCTCGCCGCCAGCGGGTCGTGCTCGGCCTGGCTGATCAGGTCGGCCGCCACGTGCACCGGGTCGGCGGTGTCGTCGGCGAGTACGGCGATCTCGGTCGGGCCGGCCTCGGCGTCGATCCCGACCACTCCCCGGAGCAGGCGCTTGGCGGCGGTGACCCAGATGTTGCCCGGACCGGTGATCATGTCGACCGGCTCGCACCGGGTCTGCCCGTCCGCGTCCGTCTCCGCCCCGTACGCCAGCATCGCGACCGCCTGGGCGCCGCCGACCGCGTACACCTCGTCGACGCCGAGCAGCGCGCAGGCGGCCAGCACCCGGGCGTCGGGCAGGCCGCCGAACTCCTGCTGCGGCGGACTCGCCACCGCAAGCGAGCGGACCCCGGCCGCCTGGGCCGGCACCACGTTCATCACCACTGTCGAGGGGTACATGGCGAGGCCGCCGGGGACGTACAGCCCGACCCGGTCGACCGGCACCCAGCGCTCGGTGACGGTGCCGCCCGGCACCACCTCGGTGGTGACGTCGACCCGCCGCTGGTCGGCGTGCACCCGGCGGGTCCGCTCGATCGCCTCGACCAGCGCGGCCCGGACCTCCGGCTCCAGCGTCGACTCCGCCTCCGCGATCACCTCGGTCGGCACCCGGAACCGGTCCAGCCGCAGGCCGTCGAGCCGATGCGTGGCGTCCTGGATCGCCGTGAAGCCATGATCGCGGACCGCCTCGACGATCGGGCGGATCTTCTCCACCGCCACGGAGACGTCGAGCTGGGCACGGGGCAGCAGGGCGCGCGGGTCGCGCCACCCGCCGCGCAGGTCGATCCGGTTCAACACCCTTGGCAGTCTATTCGGCGCCCACCGGTCGGGCCGCGTCCGCCCAGCCGGCGGGACGGTGAGCCAGGCCACCGCCGGCAGACCCGCCGGTACGACGGAAACGACCGGGCCGGGACGACGGAAACGACCGTCCGGACGGGGCGGTTCACCGGCGGCGCCGACCGGCTAGGCTCGGACGGTGGACGCGCGGCTGCCGGTGTTTCCGCTCGGGACGGTGCTCTTTCCCGGTTTGGTCCTGCCGCTGCACATATTCGAGGCGCGTTATCTGGAGCTGATGCGGCACCTGCGCGGCCTGCCGGACGGCACGCCCCGGGAGTTCGGCGTGGTGGCGATCCGCAGCGGCGGGTCGGCGTCGGTGGCCGCCCGCCCCGAACCGGATTCCGAGATCGGCCAGGAGACCCGGCCGAGAGTTCCGGAGCTGACCGACCGGCGCTCGGATGGTGCCCCGGTCACCCTGCACGAGGTCGGCTGCACCGCCGAGCTGCGGCAGGTGACCGAGTTGCCGGACGGCCGGCTGGACGTGGTCACGGTCGGCCGCCGCCGGTTCCGGATCGCCCGGGTCGAGGAGGTCGGCACGCCGTACCTGAGCGCCGAGGTGGAGTGGCTGCCCGAGCCAGCCGGT is from Micromonospora sp. WMMD1102 and encodes:
- the hisD gene encoding histidinol dehydrogenase, with the protein product MLNRIDLRGGWRDPRALLPRAQLDVSVAVEKIRPIVEAVRDHGFTAIQDATHRLDGLRLDRFRVPTEVIAEAESTLEPEVRAALVEAIERTRRVHADQRRVDVTTEVVPGGTVTERWVPVDRVGLYVPGGLAMYPSTVVMNVVPAQAAGVRSLAVASPPQQEFGGLPDARVLAACALLGVDEVYAVGGAQAVAMLAYGAETDADGQTRCEPVDMITGPGNIWVTAAKRLLRGVVGIDAEAGPTEIAVLADDTADPVHVAADLISQAEHDPLAASVLVTPSVELVEAVDRELHRQVPQAKHADRIGTALSGPQSGAVLVDDLAAGLRVVDIYAAEHLEIQTRDARAWAMRVRNAGAVFVGPYAPVSLGDYCAGSNHVLPTGGCARHSSGLSVQSFLRGMHIVEYDEAALRDTARHVVTLAAVEDLPAHGQAVRVRFPDNVDGATA
- a CDS encoding LON peptidase substrate-binding domain-containing protein; the encoded protein is MDARLPVFPLGTVLFPGLVLPLHIFEARYLELMRHLRGLPDGTPREFGVVAIRSGGSASVAARPEPDSEIGQETRPRVPELTDRRSDGAPVTLHEVGCTAELRQVTELPDGRLDVVTVGRRRFRIARVEEVGTPYLSAEVEWLPEPAGQEQLADLLAPRVLAVFRRYLTLVRDDPEEISEQLPDDPTVLSHLVAATAALTLTDRQRLLATPDTAGRLSAELRLLNREAALLRQVRAVPVPLAELAVPASPN